The Gossypium hirsutum isolate 1008001.06 chromosome D07, Gossypium_hirsutum_v2.1, whole genome shotgun sequence genome includes the window GTCTCTGTTTACACTCTTCAATTAATACAATCTAATAATGTTTCATcaagtaaaactaaaaaaaaacaaaaatcaccaGGTACCATGAATGTTTCAGCTATGAAGACCACTTCTAAAGCCCAAAAATTTTCCCATACTAAAAACAGATTATCACCATTCACCTCTGTTTTAAGTGTCACGCCTCCTTCTGCGAGGAGCAGCAGCGGTtccttctttctcttcttcttcttcttcttcttcagccTTTTCTCCACTGGTTGATTGATTGTTTGATGTCTCAGCAACCTCCGGATTCTTCTCTACTTTTGGCTGCACAACAATTAATCAATTGCGTAAGACGAAAAGCTACGGGAAGAATGAAATGCAAACATATAGACCAATGATTCAGATTTCTTACTTGCTTCTTGCCACCGAAAAGAAGTCTGAAGAGAACTGTGAGGATAATCACCAAAATGGAGACGATGACACCAATGGTGATGTTTGGCTGTTTCTCAGCCTTCTCAATGAGATCCTAAAAGAGAAACAATATTTCAGAGGGATCTCACTAATGAATAGTGATTTGCATATGATGGAGCATATTTGAGATTAACTTACAAGGATTTGAAGCTTGTATTCACTTAAGAAAGGAATATCAGCAACCTTGTAAAGGACATCAAAGACCTTCTTCTGCAGGAAAGGAATTACCAACTTTAAAGTGTTATTTGGATAAGATATAGGAACATACCAACAATAACAAAGTAATCTTGCCAATGCATTACCTGGACGCCTGAAAGTCCATCTGAATCAGTGGACTCATCCTCAGCCTTCTGTTTTTCTTTCTCAACCTCAAACTTAGGCTTCCATGTGGTCTCCCTATATGACTCAGCAACCTTGTCATTTTTGGCAATCAAAATATTGTCAAACAATATGCCATCTTGCATTGTCCAAATCTCAATACCAACAGCAGCAATAGGCTCAAAGTCAGGCTTATCAAGCTCAACGTAGTCGGGGTTTGGAATCTCTTGAGGCTTCCAAATACCCTTGTAATTGGGGTTATCAATTAGTGGAGCAGACCATTTTCCCTTGTAAGCTGGATTCATCTTCATTGGCCTCTTCCATTCACCACAACCAGGGGCTGTCTCACACTTCGGGTTATCAATTTTGGGGGCTTCCCACTCACCGTCCTCTTCATCATCCCAATCTTCTGGCTTGGTTGCCTCAGGATCATCTATCTCCTCAGGCTCATCATCTAACCATCCTTCTGGTTTCACAGCCTCCTCATCTTCAATTTCCATGGGAGCATCCTCATCCCAATCATCCGGCTTTACAGCATTTGGGTCGGGAATTTTGGCTCTCTCATCCCAGTCCTCAGGTTTCTTATCGTCTGGATCAGGAATCGTCTTAGCAGGGATAAGTGGTGGCTCAAAATCATCAGCTGAGAGGAAGTTagccttctttttctcttctccatCAATCAGAATTCTAACCTCGTTGTCAGGCTTCAAGATCGCAGTGTACACATGAGTAAGCTTGTCAGATGGGACAGAGGGTGGGTATTTAAGATGATGTTCGACGTATTCCCCACTTTTAGGATTCTTATGCTTCAAGATGAAGTGAACCTTGTTTGTGGCTCCACATTTGTCAGGTCCAAACATTATAGAGTAAGGGGATTCATTGTCAAATAGCTTAGCCTTCCATCCAGCCTCTTGAGGACGAAGGTATTTCAAATATGCACCACCACATTCAAGCCCATTCTGAAAGCGAGTCTCAAACTGAAGCACAGTGCTTCCATCCTTGAGACTCACAGGCTCATTGAGCTCATTCACTATCGCATACTTCCGTGCCTTCTCGCTCACAAGAAGCCCGTAGTCATCATGTCCTTCGCTCTTTGAATGTTTCCATACACCTGCAACCCCCCAAACCCCATCAATATATACCTTTCAACTCCCTAAAACATCTAATAGGCCAATGGGTATGTCATTTCATATCacacttaaaaataaaaggataatgatAACAAAAATGCCAATGGGTAACTATATGATTTCTTTTAAATCTTGAATGGCTATGAATGCAATTTATATAAACATCAGAGAAGCAAAATTGGAACTCTGGGTTCAAGTGAACAAAGAGGTGCATTAAATGGAAAACAAGAACAAAAAGCCCAAAAAGCTCTAAGGCAGCTAATTCCACATTAAAAGGTGGATTATGAATCCTAAACTTCAGCTCAGGATCGAAGAAATGGTGGATTATAAAGCAtaaacattattaaatatttgatcACTACATCTACTTTCCCCAAAGATCAAATTTCTATccatattttagatttttaatttctttaaaacccCTCACTAACTCAACTTGAATAGCAAATATCAAGTCAGGTTGAAACATTtctattgtggttaaaatataaTGTTAGACCCTGTACTTTGACAAAATTTGAGATTCAATCCCTGATCTTAAAAGGTTAAAAATGAACTCCTCCGACTTTTTTGATTTAAAAATCTCAGTCAAATCACTAAAATCATAAGTAATTTCtgtcaaaatttgtcaatttggCATATTGATTAAGCTACCCTAATGTGAAGTGGCAtatgattgaaaaaaaataaacatgttactTAAACTATCGGACTAAATAtttaaactaaagaaaaataaGAGGACTGAATTTTTAACTTGTAAAAAACAGGGACTAAACCTAAAATTCtataaaagtagagggactaatatagcatattttaaccttcaatTATTTATTCAGGATATTATCTTTTCTAGTAATACAATAACAAGCTCCACAATCAATCAACACTTCTAAACACCTAAAAACCAGCATGAAGAAAACAGATCCACAAAATATTCAACAGAAGAGACCctataaatagaaacataaaatcatttataaaaaaatctcaCCTTTGTAATCATCTTTATCGGACACGATCCATCGTCCATCAAATGGCTCATCAAATGAGTCATAAAAGGCCTAAAAATAACCCACAAAAACAGGAAGTCAATCTAGCTTTCAATTTCCACAGTTTCAAATAAATCTCAATAAAATCAGGGGTTTTAAAAAGTAGAAAATTAAATTACCGTATCATCATCAGCGGCGAAGCAAAGGGCTTGAAATGAAGCGAAAGCTAGTAAGAGGAGAAGAGCAAAACGCCCCATAATCTTCGATCTAAAAAACCTAAACTCAAATTATTGAAGTTCTTTTACCCCTTATTTTCGATCTGAATCTAAATCTGCCATCAATTGTGTTTGCCCTTTTTTATATATAGATCTTCGGGATACTGGCGTCGACTTGTTTTACCCAATGATAATACGTGCCACGTGAAATTAACCAATGGGTTGTTGCCACGTATACACATCCACGACATCGcgaaggttttttttttgcccaaactaTACAGTTGGTCATATTAGTGTACGCTTTTTTGATAAACTACAACTAAGGTCACTAAATTAgtaataagtttacattttggtcacttaattttaaaaaattatagaatagtcgttaaattatttgaaagatttcatttaAGTcgctattaagttttttttttagaaaagtatGACTAGTAAGCTCAAAATAACGAATTGATGATTTATGTGGTAGATTAGTACACATCGATAAGTAAAAGAACATGCCTTAAATCCAAGCTGATTTGACGATCAATGTcggaaatcaaagaaaaaatttatttggattttggttca containing:
- the LOC107953595 gene encoding calnexin homolog gives rise to the protein MGRFALLLLLAFASFQALCFAADDDTAFYDSFDEPFDGRWIVSDKDDYKGVWKHSKSEGHDDYGLLVSEKARKYAIVNELNEPVSLKDGSTVLQFETRFQNGLECGGAYLKYLRPQEAGWKAKLFDNESPYSIMFGPDKCGATNKVHFILKHKNPKSGEYVEHHLKYPPSVPSDKLTHVYTAILKPDNEVRILIDGEEKKKANFLSADDFEPPLIPAKTIPDPDDKKPEDWDERAKIPDPNAVKPDDWDEDAPMEIEDEEAVKPEGWLDDEPEEIDDPEATKPEDWDDEEDGEWEAPKIDNPKCETAPGCGEWKRPMKMNPAYKGKWSAPLIDNPNYKGIWKPQEIPNPDYVELDKPDFEPIAAVGIEIWTMQDGILFDNILIAKNDKVAESYRETTWKPKFEVEKEKQKAEDESTDSDGLSGVQKKVFDVLYKVADIPFLSEYKLQILDLIEKAEKQPNITIGVIVSILVIILTVLFRLLFGGKKQPKVEKNPEVAETSNNQSTSGEKAEEEEEEEEKEGTAAAPRRRRRDT